The following coding sequences lie in one Mercenaria mercenaria strain notata chromosome 5, MADL_Memer_1, whole genome shotgun sequence genomic window:
- the LOC123557572 gene encoding uncharacterized protein LOC123557572, with the protein MDRYTAMQEEPMEIDETDVVMYPMVTYNPETVELHPEIKSQRPKKARERVLRYTCMISIGNVFVAVICAITSSAAISMSGSDYEPSLVVCVMVIFVSCLVWYLRYESKKILLDSVGATRTFLCCFISMVGLTVSTVVVTGVAMFVLTHGELDECYEATNKIGDLEINSCTDEMGTRYFLALLTVTLLAAIGVISVVLLCFYMSVGRKFSCKSRDKDDKGRVIVTQSDETGRKVVYGYKSERVNSDS; encoded by the exons ATGGACCGGTATACTGCAATGCAAGAAGAGCCCATGGAGATAGATGAGACAGATGTTGTGATGTACCCAATGGTGACATACAACCCGGAAACTGTTGAGTTACACCCGGAAATAAAAA gTCAACGTCCAAAAAAGGCACGAGAACGCGTGTTACGTTACACGTGCATGATAAGTATTGGCAATGTATTTGTGGCAGTGATTTGCGCCATAACCTCCTCGGCTGCTATCAGTATGTCAGGATCCGACTATGAACCGTCCTTAGTGGTTTGTGTTATG GTAATATTTGTAAGCTGTTTGGTGTGGTATCTGAGGTATGAAAGCAAGAAGATTCTACTAGATAGTGTAGGAGcaacaagaacatttttatgtTGC TTCATATCCATGGTTGGTTTAACTGTATCTACAGTTGTTGTAACTGGAGTTGCCATGTTTGTACTTACTCACGGAGAATTAGATGAATGCTACGAAGCAACCAATAAAATAGGGGATCTGGAAATAAATTCTTGTACAGACGAAATGGGAACGAGATATTTCCTGGCTTTATTAACAGTGACGTTACTGGCAGCTATTGGAGTAATATCAGTGGTACTGTTGTGTTTTTATATGTCTGTGGGTCGTAAATTTTCGTGTAAATCACGTGATAAAGACGACAAAGGAAGAGTTATTGTTACACAATCAGACGAGACAGGACGTAAAGTTGTATACGGATATAAGAGTGAACGCGTTAATAGCGACTCATGA